A region of Bacteroidia bacterium DNA encodes the following proteins:
- the phaC gene encoding class I poly(R)-hydroxyalkanoic acid synthase, producing MSQQVNTPFDYTQILENFSEQNRQWIEYFTLNFGSAYQKEVSVAYQELISSILKDPAKWVELQTKFVQMQTSLLANFWGKAMGTTVSPVIAPEKSDKRFNAPEWEENPIFDFIKQSYLLTSQWMLEILESFPTSQKYKQQLNYAFRQYIDAISPTNYFMTNPEVLNLAMQTKGKSLVDGFQNMLEDMKKGRISMTDDSYFKIGENIAVTPGSVVFENDLIQLIQYKPTTENVYDTPLIIVPPFINKFYILDLSPENSFAKFIVEQGFTVFMVSWKNPKPNETPISWDDYVSEGVLKATEVAKSICKSSKVNALGFCIGGTALGCALAIQATKRAKPIQSATFLATMLDFSDTGEISVFVDEQQVKQREHKIPDNGVLSGNELASAFASLRANDLVWNYVVTNYLKGENPPPFDLLYWNGDPTNLPGKMYNYYLRNMYLENNLVKPDCLTMCDTKINLRKIDTPTYMIATKEDHIAPWRTVYKGAQLFSGPMEFVLGASGHIAGIVNPASKNKRNFWKNPNGIQQNSDSWLETAESVPGSWWKHWIEWLKNYGGKTIPARKELGNENHPEIEPAPGKYVKETI from the coding sequence ATGAGTCAGCAAGTAAATACTCCTTTTGATTATACTCAGATTTTAGAAAATTTTTCGGAGCAAAATCGTCAATGGATAGAATATTTCACGCTTAACTTTGGTTCTGCCTACCAAAAAGAGGTATCGGTAGCTTATCAAGAGTTGATTTCTTCTATTTTAAAAGATCCGGCTAAGTGGGTGGAGCTACAAACTAAATTTGTGCAAATGCAAACGAGTTTGTTGGCCAATTTTTGGGGAAAAGCTATGGGAACGACAGTTTCTCCGGTTATTGCACCCGAAAAAAGCGATAAGCGTTTTAATGCCCCAGAGTGGGAAGAAAACCCCATATTTGACTTTATCAAGCAATCATACCTGCTTACCTCCCAATGGATGCTTGAGATCTTAGAGTCTTTTCCGACTTCTCAAAAGTACAAACAGCAGTTGAATTATGCTTTTCGTCAATATATTGATGCAATTTCGCCTACAAACTACTTTATGACAAACCCTGAGGTGCTGAACTTAGCTATGCAAACCAAAGGAAAAAGTTTAGTTGATGGCTTCCAAAATATGCTGGAAGATATGAAAAAAGGGCGTATCAGCATGACTGACGACTCTTATTTCAAAATCGGAGAAAATATCGCCGTTACTCCCGGATCTGTTGTTTTTGAAAATGATTTGATACAACTTATTCAGTACAAGCCAACTACTGAAAATGTATATGATACTCCGTTAATTATTGTTCCTCCGTTTATCAATAAGTTTTATATTCTGGATTTAAGTCCGGAAAATTCTTTTGCTAAGTTTATTGTGGAGCAAGGATTTACGGTGTTTATGGTTTCTTGGAAAAACCCTAAGCCTAACGAAACTCCTATTTCTTGGGATGATTACGTTAGCGAAGGGGTTCTTAAAGCTACCGAAGTAGCAAAAAGTATCTGCAAAAGTAGTAAAGTAAACGCATTAGGTTTTTGTATCGGTGGCACAGCCTTAGGGTGTGCGTTGGCTATTCAGGCAACCAAACGGGCCAAGCCAATTCAATCTGCAACCTTTTTAGCTACAATGCTTGACTTCAGCGATACCGGAGAAATATCCGTTTTTGTAGATGAACAGCAAGTAAAACAACGGGAACACAAAATACCCGATAACGGTGTGCTTTCCGGAAATGAATTAGCATCTGCTTTTGCCTCTCTTAGAGCCAATGATCTTGTTTGGAACTATGTAGTTACCAATTACTTAAAAGGTGAAAATCCACCACCTTTTGATTTATTATATTGGAACGGAGACCCTACCAACTTACCCGGAAAAATGTATAATTATTACCTGCGAAATATGTATTTGGAAAACAACTTAGTGAAGCCGGATTGCTTAACTATGTGCGATACCAAAATAAATTTACGCAAAATAGATACGCCAACCTACATGATAGCCACCAAAGAAGACCATATTGCCCCCTGGAGAACCGTTTATAAAGGTGCTCAATTATTTTCCGGGCCTATGGAATTTGTTTTAGGCGCAAGCGGCCATATTGCAGGAATCGTAAATCCAGCTTCTAAAAACAAACGAAACTTCTGGAAGAACCCTAACGGCATTCAACAAAATTCAGATTCTTGGCTTGAAACCGCAGAATCCGTACCCGGCTCATGGTGGAAACATTGGATTGAATGGCTAAAAAACTACGGCGGAAAAACAATCCCCGCAAGAAAAGAATTAGGTAACGAAAATCATCCAGAAATAGAACCTGCCCCCGGCAAATACGTTAAGGAAACTATTTAA
- a CDS encoding PKD domain-containing protein: MQRQIKFISALFLTVLLGFVGRFTVEAQFFVIGTGTASNNNATYPAPYGNSFFGARHQFVYRAPELLAAGMSAGQLTQLGFNVTALNNVGTLNAFSIKTGTTSQNDVPAALFTGLTTAYGPVNITPIMGWNMYTLSNPICWDGISNIVVEVCFNVPGIGTFNASTEWTTGLAGTPTRYTADDALDICTGNYPRTASTNRPNIRFFRQTGSIAPNASFTGPTTGFVGSPVSFTNTSTGVFGGTTYYWDFTSDGTIDATTADATNIFSAPGNYVIRFIASNCGENDTATASINIINPPSPPTPYFKAVPTSVLIGQTVTFTDSSTGGPTQWSWDMDNNGTVDRTTQNPTYSYGTSGLKTVKLVVCNSAGCDSLIKVNYIDVAPIYCNSTASSSFDTEVDSVVFANIASRTPGVCAKYTDFTNLVCFVKQGLTYKLKVGSGSCGGFYQRSAAAFIDWNRDGDFNDAGERIMNAGPTTTPHNGTAHTIQITIPPTSSLGLTRLRVIVSESSTPTSIQPCGTYSYGETEDYGVMISPITGTDVSANAIASPASFVVGNNTLVFQMGNIGASTITTADVGFQLLNSSGGVLSTILETFNGSIVSLGNGNHTFAAPVNIPLSGDYTLKVWARRPNGVYPDNDITNDTLTFSFCTGLSGNYTISPLLSGPNNFTTFNSAVQKMIACGIVGPVVFSVDSVSFTEQFVIPALPGASAVNTITFRGLHRNKSIIRFGVNAATPNTPAIIRMENAKYLRFENMTIENVSNQGFNFQFALSSDSIIIKNCTLRAPANSTNSSNIVVFGGGTGNSATSTGTFGNNIQLLNSRIIGGNYNIRFNGNSSNPANQLLISNCVLDSANVVCVGIQYANAPVIRNCQMKLSTFQPSSSGKAIDFSNVNQDFVIEGNKITDVTHQGIVISLGNNSSIGRAKIVNNMIGGGFTGSNTLSACISLSSVRSTDIYFNSVLMDNSSNGRGIAVLSGCLTLNIVNNSFVYNGGFGGVAFDASATSGITTMNYNNFYASPGSTFARFAGLNYNTLAAIQGAFAGQNANSKIGNPNYYSNRNLHFYGSQLDNSGTPIAGITTDIDGQTRNATTPDIGADEKSIFSNDLAVLQLLTPISSPCALTSCEQVKIKILNTGTNPASGFNVGYQIGSGAFVTENVGSLTINPGQTVDYTFSTANCANLSTPNYYFFKIFTALGSDQDRFNDTLIADPVQSGLTVKTYPYKEDFEIGFGGWSSGGTNSSWAYGTPQKTSIMGAGSGYFCWVTGGVGTGSYNGSEQSYVISPCFDLSSLVDPVVGLKVFWDAEFGWDGAVLQATTNNGATWKLIGAFGDPGNWYNGNSINSNPGNQTTSPKVGWTGSIAAGSSSGRWVFARNQLTSLIGQSSVKFRIAFSSDASINYDGIAFDDFVVKERPKVNLGADTTICKGAGYTLNAGTFARYKWSTGDTTPTVIPKISGRYTVKVTDSDGFEAADTVMITVSAPVADAGKDTTVCPGTQVSLNALQSPGVTYLWSTSQTTPNITVSDSGSYILAVQNSFGCIIKDTVLVKWEPIPVIPLGADTSFCAGGYMLLNAGGNVENSTYIWSNGVTTQAQIVTASGTYSVEVITPAGCTQRDTIVLTTYPAPIINLGPDIVGCSSSIDVTLNATFPGNNTYSWSTGANSPTIRVTNPGIYFVTVTNPLGCSSSDTILVGVNSVPLVELGPDIVVCEPTVTLDAGNLATNYLWSNGHTGNQLVVTRSGRYFVQASNTLGCISLDTVNVTINDPIYAGISAPDTVYVNMPAQFADASIPLADSWQWSFGDNRPGSTNQNPTHTYIFTGTYTTRLVVTKNTCSDTITKTIVVVNQPVNIADNLEAKLRLYPNPASDFVVIEADWSYPTEATVIIRDLTGREMFYEKLPKSQSHKTQLSLNSLPRGLYLLELVAPNKRIVTKLMLN, encoded by the coding sequence ATGCAACGACAAATAAAATTTATCAGCGCATTATTTTTGACTGTGCTCTTGGGGTTTGTGGGGAGGTTTACCGTAGAGGCACAATTTTTTGTGATTGGTACCGGCACGGCCTCCAATAATAACGCCACTTATCCGGCTCCGTACGGAAATAGTTTTTTTGGCGCACGCCACCAATTTGTGTATCGTGCACCAGAACTTCTGGCCGCCGGTATGAGTGCCGGCCAGCTTACCCAATTGGGCTTTAATGTTACGGCTCTTAATAACGTAGGGACTCTAAATGCCTTTAGCATCAAAACCGGCACAACCAGCCAAAATGACGTTCCCGCAGCTCTTTTTACCGGCTTAACCACTGCTTATGGTCCGGTAAATATTACTCCCATTATGGGTTGGAATATGTACACCCTCTCTAATCCAATTTGCTGGGACGGAATCTCTAATATCGTTGTAGAAGTTTGTTTCAATGTTCCGGGTATCGGTACGTTCAATGCTTCTACGGAATGGACAACTGGTTTAGCTGGCACCCCCACACGCTACACCGCAGATGACGCTCTGGATATTTGTACCGGTAACTACCCCCGTACTGCATCTACAAATCGCCCAAATATCCGATTCTTCCGGCAAACCGGATCTATCGCCCCAAACGCCTCTTTCACAGGACCTACCACTGGTTTTGTAGGCTCTCCAGTAAGTTTTACTAATACTTCAACAGGAGTTTTTGGGGGCACAACCTATTACTGGGATTTTACCAGTGATGGTACTATTGATGCTACCACAGCGGATGCAACAAATATTTTTTCAGCTCCCGGAAACTATGTCATACGCTTTATAGCCAGTAACTGCGGAGAAAATGATACGGCTACAGCTTCCATCAATATTATTAACCCGCCTTCTCCTCCCACACCTTACTTTAAAGCTGTACCTACCAGTGTACTCATTGGGCAAACTGTAACGTTTACGGATTCATCTACCGGAGGGCCAACCCAATGGTCTTGGGATATGGATAACAACGGAACTGTTGATAGAACTACCCAGAATCCGACTTACTCTTACGGTACTTCCGGCTTAAAGACAGTGAAATTAGTTGTGTGTAATTCAGCCGGCTGTGATTCTCTCATTAAAGTAAATTACATTGATGTAGCACCAATTTATTGTAATTCAACAGCGTCATCATCTTTTGATACAGAGGTAGATAGTGTTGTTTTTGCGAATATTGCCAGCCGAACGCCAGGGGTTTGTGCCAAATACACAGACTTTACTAATCTTGTTTGTTTTGTAAAGCAAGGGCTAACTTATAAATTAAAAGTAGGCTCAGGATCCTGTGGAGGGTTTTATCAGCGCTCTGCGGCAGCCTTTATTGACTGGAATCGTGATGGTGATTTCAACGATGCCGGTGAGCGCATTATGAATGCAGGCCCTACCACAACTCCTCACAATGGCACTGCACACACCATTCAGATAACAATACCTCCAACGTCCTCTTTGGGACTTACTCGGCTACGTGTCATTGTCAGTGAATCGAGTACTCCTACCAGCATCCAGCCTTGCGGTACCTATTCCTATGGAGAAACGGAGGATTATGGCGTTATGATTTCTCCTATTACCGGTACAGATGTTAGTGCCAATGCCATTGCTTCGCCAGCATCTTTTGTTGTGGGAAATAACACATTAGTATTTCAAATGGGAAATATAGGTGCCTCAACCATAACAACTGCTGATGTAGGATTTCAGTTATTGAATAGTTCCGGCGGGGTTTTATCAACCATATTAGAAACATTTAATGGCTCAATTGTTTCCTTAGGTAACGGAAATCATACCTTTGCTGCACCCGTTAATATTCCCCTTAGCGGAGATTATACTTTAAAAGTATGGGCACGCAGACCAAACGGTGTTTATCCCGATAATGACATAACCAATGATACGCTAACATTTTCATTTTGTACCGGACTTAGCGGAAACTATACCATTAGCCCGCTTCTTTCAGGCCCAAATAACTTCACTACATTTAACAGTGCTGTCCAAAAAATGATTGCCTGTGGAATCGTTGGCCCTGTTGTGTTTTCAGTTGATTCAGTGAGTTTTACAGAGCAATTTGTAATACCGGCCTTACCGGGTGCTTCAGCAGTTAATACGATTACCTTTAGAGGTTTGCATCGGAATAAATCTATTATTCGTTTTGGAGTCAATGCCGCTACCCCAAATACACCGGCAATTATTCGGATGGAAAATGCTAAATACTTACGATTTGAAAACATGACCATAGAAAACGTTTCTAACCAAGGGTTTAACTTTCAATTTGCATTAAGTTCTGATAGTATTATCATTAAAAATTGCACACTTCGAGCACCAGCTAATTCCACAAACTCCAGTAATATTGTTGTTTTTGGGGGCGGAACTGGTAATTCGGCCACTTCAACAGGAACTTTTGGTAACAATATTCAGCTACTAAACAGTAGAATTATCGGTGGAAACTACAATATAAGATTTAATGGTAATTCTTCTAACCCTGCAAATCAATTACTTATATCAAACTGTGTGTTAGATAGTGCTAACGTTGTTTGTGTGGGAATACAATATGCAAATGCTCCCGTGATACGGAACTGCCAAATGAAATTGAGTACCTTTCAACCCAGCAGTAGTGGTAAAGCCATTGATTTCAGTAATGTAAACCAAGATTTTGTTATCGAAGGAAATAAAATTACGGACGTTACACACCAAGGAATTGTTATCAGTTTAGGAAATAATAGTTCTATCGGTAGAGCTAAAATTGTGAACAATATGATTGGGGGCGGTTTCACTGGCTCTAACACCTTATCTGCTTGTATTTCATTGTCTTCGGTACGGAGTACAGATATTTATTTTAACAGTGTCTTAATGGATAACTCTTCCAATGGACGAGGAATAGCCGTTCTTTCCGGCTGCTTAACGTTAAATATTGTGAACAATAGTTTTGTTTACAATGGTGGTTTTGGAGGAGTTGCTTTTGATGCTTCGGCTACTAGCGGAATAACCACCATGAACTACAATAACTTTTACGCTAGTCCCGGCAGCACTTTCGCTCGTTTTGCCGGCCTGAATTACAATACATTAGCGGCAATACAAGGTGCTTTTGCAGGCCAAAATGCAAATTCAAAAATAGGAAACCCAAATTATTATTCTAACCGAAACCTACACTTTTACGGCTCCCAGTTAGATAATTCAGGTACTCCCATCGCCGGAATTACAACAGATATTGACGGACAAACCCGTAACGCTACTACACCGGATATAGGTGCAGATGAAAAAAGTATCTTTTCCAATGATTTAGCCGTTTTACAGCTACTAACACCAATATCTTCTCCTTGCGCACTTACAAGTTGCGAACAAGTAAAAATAAAAATACTAAATACAGGAACAAATCCTGCTTCGGGCTTTAATGTAGGCTATCAAATAGGAAGCGGAGCTTTTGTTACAGAAAACGTAGGTTCTTTAACGATAAACCCCGGCCAAACTGTGGATTATACATTCAGCACCGCTAACTGCGCAAACTTATCTACACCTAATTATTACTTCTTCAAAATATTTACAGCGTTGGGCTCTGACCAAGACCGGTTTAATGATACCTTAATTGCTGACCCCGTTCAATCTGGCCTAACCGTTAAAACGTATCCCTACAAAGAAGACTTCGAGATCGGCTTTGGAGGCTGGTCGTCTGGCGGAACAAATAGCTCTTGGGCCTATGGAACTCCACAAAAAACGAGTATTATGGGTGCCGGAAGCGGTTATTTCTGCTGGGTAACAGGTGGTGTTGGAACAGGTAGTTACAATGGTAGTGAGCAAAGCTATGTAATTAGCCCTTGTTTTGACTTATCTTCGTTAGTAGATCCGGTAGTAGGGCTAAAAGTATTCTGGGATGCAGAGTTTGGTTGGGACGGAGCCGTTTTGCAAGCTACTACCAATAATGGCGCTACATGGAAATTAATAGGAGCATTTGGAGATCCCGGCAACTGGTATAACGGAAATAGTATCAACTCCAACCCCGGCAACCAAACTACTTCCCCAAAAGTTGGCTGGACAGGTAGTATTGCCGCAGGAAGCTCCAGTGGACGCTGGGTATTTGCCAGAAACCAACTCACAAGCCTAATTGGTCAATCTTCGGTTAAGTTTAGAATAGCATTTTCTTCAGATGCCTCAATTAACTATGATGGTATTGCCTTTGATGATTTTGTAGTAAAAGAACGCCCCAAAGTAAACTTAGGTGCTGATACCACCATTTGTAAAGGCGCCGGTTATACGCTAAATGCGGGTACATTCGCTCGCTACAAATGGTCAACCGGAGATACAACCCCAACTGTTATCCCCAAAATAAGTGGCAGATATACTGTAAAAGTAACTGATTCTGACGGTTTTGAAGCTGCTGATACAGTTATGATTACAGTATCAGCACCCGTTGCTGATGCAGGAAAAGACACTACGGTGTGCCCGGGCACACAAGTTTCACTGAATGCCTTACAAAGCCCCGGAGTAACCTATCTTTGGTCAACAAGTCAAACAACCCCAAATATTACGGTATCAGATTCAGGAAGCTATATTTTGGCTGTCCAAAATAGCTTTGGCTGCATCATCAAAGATACTGTTTTGGTTAAATGGGAGCCGATTCCGGTTATTCCGTTAGGTGCCGACACTTCATTCTGCGCCGGTGGATATATGCTCTTAAATGCCGGTGGAAACGTTGAAAATTCTACTTATATCTGGAGTAACGGTGTTACTACTCAGGCACAAATAGTAACTGCCTCAGGCACTTATTCGGTTGAAGTAATAACTCCAGCTGGCTGCACCCAAAGGGACACCATCGTACTAACGACCTATCCTGCTCCAATCATTAATTTAGGCCCTGATATAGTCGGTTGCAGTAGCTCTATAGATGTTACTTTAAATGCAACTTTCCCCGGTAATAATACCTATAGCTGGTCAACTGGCGCAAATAGCCCTACAATTCGCGTAACTAATCCGGGCATCTATTTTGTTACAGTTACCAATCCATTAGGCTGTTCCTCTTCTGATACTATCCTTGTGGGCGTAAACTCAGTGCCGTTGGTAGAACTTGGGCCAGATATTGTTGTTTGTGAACCTACCGTAACCTTAGATGCAGGTAACTTAGCTACAAACTATTTGTGGTCAAACGGGCATACCGGTAACCAACTCGTAGTTACCAGAAGCGGGCGTTATTTTGTTCAAGCAAGCAATACTCTTGGTTGTATTAGCTTAGATACTGTCAATGTTACCATTAACGACCCGATTTATGCAGGTATTTCAGCACCGGATACTGTTTATGTGAATATGCCGGCACAATTTGCTGATGCTTCAATTCCTTTAGCAGATTCTTGGCAGTGGTCATTTGGCGATAACCGCCCCGGCTCTACAAACCAAAATCCTACCCATACTTATATTTTCACCGGAACCTATACCACCCGCTTAGTTGTAACTAAAAACACCTGTTCTGATACGATTACCAAAACCATAGTAGTTGTTAACCAGCCGGTTAATATTGCTGATAACTTGGAAGCGAAGCTTCGTTTGTATCCAAATCCAGCATCAGACTTTGTGGTTATCGAGGCAGACTGGAGCTACCCAACAGAAGCAACTGTGATAATTCGTGATTTAACTGGACGCGAAATGTTTTATGAAAAATTACCTAAAAGCCAAAGCCATAAAACACAGCTATCACTTAACAGCCTACCGCGTGGTTTGTATCTTCTGGAGTTAGTAGCCCCTAATAAACGAATAGTTACTAAGTTAATGCTGAACTAA